In the genome of Saccopteryx leptura isolate mSacLep1 chromosome 10, mSacLep1_pri_phased_curated, whole genome shotgun sequence, one region contains:
- the LRRN1 gene encoding leucine-rich repeat neuronal protein 1: MAGTSFVLAASRLMLGLLVAPFAGSALPNGGECPQLCVCEIRPWFTPQSTYREATTVDCNDLRLTRIPGNLSSDTQVLLLQSNSIARTADELQQLFNLTELDFSQNNFTTIREVGLANLTQLTTLHLEENQITDMTDYCLQDLSNLQELYINHNQISTISANAFSGLKSLLRLHLNSNRLKVIDSRWFDSTPNLEILMIGENPVIGILDMNFRPLSNLRSLVLAGMYLTDVPGNALVGLDSLESLSFYDNKLVRVPQLALQKVPNLKFLDLNKNPIHKIQEGDFRNMLRLKELGLNNMGELVSVDRYALDNLPELTKLEATNNPKLSYIHRLAFRSVPALESLMLNNNALNAVYQRTVQSLPNLREISIHSNPLRCDCVIHWVNSNQTSIRFMEPLSMFCAMPPEYRGQQVKEVLIQDSGGQCLPMIAHDTFPARLNVDIGTTVLLDCRAMAEPEPEIYWVTPLGNKITVETLSDRYKLSGEGTLEIASIRTEDSGRYTCVAQNVEGADTRVVTIKVNGTLLDGAQVLKIYVKQTESHSILVSWKVNPNVMTSNLKWSSATMKIDNPHITYTARVPVDVHEYNLTHLQPSTDYEVCLTVSSVHQQTQKSCVNVTTKNAAFALDLSDRDTGTALAAVMGSLFAVVSLASVAVYVARRFKRKNYHHSLKKYMQKTSSIPLNELYPPLINLWDGDGDRDKDGSADTKPTQVDTSRSYYLW, encoded by the coding sequence ATGGCTGGGACGAGCTTCGTTCTGGCAGCTTCGCGACTGATGCTGGGCTTGCTGGTGGCTCCCTTCGCGGGCTCTGCCCTGCCAAACGGCGGCGAGTGCCCGCAACTCTGCGTGTGTGAGATCCGGCCCTGGTTCACCCCGCAGTCCACCTACCGGGAAGCCACCACCGTCGACTGCAACGACctccgcctgaccaggatccccgGCAACCTGTCCAGCGACACGCAGGTGCTCCTGCTGCAGAGCAACAGCATCGCCCGGACCGCGGACGAGCTGCAGCAGCTGTTCAACCTGACGGAGCTGGACTTCTCCCAGAACAACTTCACCACCATCAGGGAGGTGGGGCTGGCCAACCTGACCCAGCTCACCACGCTGCACCTGGAGGAGAACCAGATCACCGACATGACCGACTACTGCCTACAGGACCTCAGCAACCTGCAGGAGCTCTACATCAACCACAACCAGATCAGCACCATCTCCGCCAACGCCTTCTCGGGCTTGAAGAGCCTTCTCAGGCTCCACCTGAACTCCAACCGGCTGAAAGTGATCGACAGCCGCTGGTTTGATTCCACGCCCAACCTGGAGATCCTCATGATCGGGGAGAACCCCGTGATCGGGATTCTGGATATGAACTTCAGGCCCCTGTCCAACTTGAGAAGCCTGGTTCTGGCGGGAATGTATCTCACCGACGTCCCGGGGAACGCCCTGGTGGGCTTGGACAGCCTCGAAAGCCTGTCTTTTTACGATAACAAGCTGGTCAGGGTCCCCCAGCTCGCCCTGCAGAAGGTCCCGAACTTGAAATTCTTAGACCTCAACAAGAACCCTATCCACAAAATCCAGGAAGGGGACTTCAGGAACATGCTGCGGCTGAAGGAGCTGGGGCTCAACAACATGGGCGAGCTCGTCTCCGTGGACCGCTACGCGCTGGACAACCTGCCCGAGCTCACCAAGCTGGAGGCCACCAACAACCCCAAGCTGTCCTACATCCACCGCCTGGCCTTCCGGAGCGTCCCCGCACTGGAGAGCCTGATGCTGAACAACAACGCCCTGAACGCCGTCTACCAGAGGACGGTGCAGTCGCTGCCCAACCTGCGGGAGATCAGCATCCACAGCAACCCGCTGCGCTGCGACTGCGTCATCCACTGGGTGAACTCCAACCAGACGAGCATCCGCTTCATGGAGCCGCTGTCCATGTTCTGCGCCATGCCCCCCGAGTACAGAGGGCAGCAGGTGAAGGAGGTTCTGATCCAGGACTCCGGCGGGCAGTGCCTCCCCATGATTGCCCACGACACGTTCCCAGCCCGTCTGAACGTGGATATCGGCACCACGGTCCTCCTGGACTGTCGGGCCATGGCCGAGCCGGAACCCGAAATTTACTGGGTCACGCCCCTTGGCAATAAGATAACCGTGGAAACGCTTTCCGACCGATACAAGCTGAGCGGCGAGGGCACCTTGGAAATCGCGAGCATACGAACGGAAGATTCGGGGAGATACACCTGTGTGGCCCAGAACGTGGAAGGGGCAGACACGCGCGTGGTGACCATCAAGGTTAACGGCACCCTCCTGGACGgcgcccaggtgctgaagatataCGTCAAGCAGACGGAATCTCACTCCATCTTAGTGTCCTGGAAAGTCAACCCCAACGTCATGACGTCCAACTTGAAATGGTCGTCGGCCACCATGAAGATCGACAACCCCCACATCACGTACACCGCCAGGGTCCCCGTGGATGTCCACGAGTACAACCTCacgcacctgcagccttccacgGACTACGAGGTGTGCCTCACCGTGTCCAGCGTCCACCAGCAGACTCAGAAGTCGTGCGTCAACGTCACGACCAAGAACGCGGCCTTCGCCCTGGACCTCTCGGACCGGGACACGGGCACCGCCCTCGCGGCCGTCATGGGGTCCCTGTTCGCCGTCGTCAGCCTGGCCTCCGTCGCCGTCTATGTCGCCAGGAGGTTCAAGAGGAAGAACTACCACCACTCCTTAAAGAAGTACATGCAGAAGACCTCCTCCATCCCCCTGAACGAGCTGTACCCACCGCTCATTAACCTCTGGGACGGGGACGGCGACAGGGACAAGGACGGCTCCGCGGACACCAAGCCGACCCAGGTGGACACATCCAGAAGCTACTACCTGTGGTGA